Proteins found in one Ornithorhynchus anatinus isolate Pmale09 chromosome 8, mOrnAna1.pri.v4, whole genome shotgun sequence genomic segment:
- the HACL1 gene encoding 2-hydroxyacyl-CoA lyase 1 — MAEERLSGAKVVALALKAQKVEYVFGIVGIPVTEIAIAAQEVGIKYLGMRNEQAACYAASAVGYLTGRPGVCLVVSGPGLIHALGGMANANMNCWPVIVIGGSSDRNQETMGAFQEFPQVEACRLYSKFSARPSSVEVIPSVIEKAVRNSIYGRPGACYVDIPGDFVNHYVAVSSIKYVECCLPPPISMADASAISEAATIIRNAKRPLLIIGKGAAYACAEENIRKFVEQCGLPFLPTPMGKGVVPDNHPNCVAAARSRALQHADVIILLGARLNWILHFGLPPRYQPDVKIIQVDICAEELGNNVRPVAALLGDLNAVTEQLLDYFEKRPWKYPPNTEWWKTLKEKKKSNEELSKKLASQVSLPMNYYTVFHHIQQQLPKDCIIVSEGANTMDIGRTVLQNCLPRHRLDAGTFGTMGVGLGFAIAAAVVTRDRNPEQKVICVEGDSAFGFSGMEVETICRYNLPILIIVVNNNGIYQGFDANTWKEILKLGDTTIVAPPVSLLPNSHYEQVMTAFGGKGYFVQTPQELQNALRAGLKEKTMPSLINVMIEPQASRKEQDFHWLTRSNM, encoded by the exons ATGGCGGAGGAGCGGCTGAGCGGCGCCAAGGTCGTGGCCCTCGCCCTCAAAGCGCAG AAAGTGGAGTATGTCTTTGGCATCGTCGGCATCCCCGTGACGGAAATAGCAATCGCCGCCCAAGAGGTGGGCATCAAGTACCTAGGGATGAGGAACGAGCAGGCG GCCTGTTACGCCGCCTCTGCTGTGGGATATCTTACAGGCAG GCCAGGAGTATGTCTTGTCGTTTCTGGCCCCGGGCTCATCCATGCACTGGGTGGAATGGCAAACGCAAACATGAATTGCTG GCCTGTGATTGTTATTGGTGGCTCGTCGGACAGAAATCAAGAGACAATGGGAGCCTTCCAGGAGTTTCCTCAG GTTGAAGCTTGTAGGCTCTACAGCAAGTTTTCTGCCAGGCCAAGCAGTGTGGAAGTTATTCCCTCAGTCATAGAAAAG GCGGTAAGAAACAGCATTTATGGTCGCCCAGGTGCTTGCTATGTTGACATCCCTGGAGACTTTGTGAATCACTACGTGGCTGTGAGTTCTATAAA ATATGTTGAATGCTGCTTGCCACCTCCCATCAGCATGGCAGATGCATCTGCTATTTCTGAAGCAGCCACTATTATTAGAAATGCCAAACGACCGCTTCTGATCATTGGAAAAG GTGCTGCTTATGCCTGTGCCGAAGAGAACATCCGAAAGTttgtggagcagtgtggcttgcCGTTCTTACCCACTCCTATGGGCAAGGGAGTTGTTCCTGACAACCACCCAAACTGTGTAGCTGCAGCCAGATCCAG GGCTTTGCAGCATGCTGATGTAATCATATTACTTGGTGCCAGGTTAAATTGGATTTTACATTTTGGACTCCCTCCCAGATATCAACCAGATGTTAAAATTATCCAG GTTGATATCTGTGCTGAAGAGCTGGGGAATAATGTAAGGCCCGTAGCAGCTCTGCTAGGTGATCTAAATGCCGTCACTGAACAG CTTTTAGATTATTTCGAGAAAAGACCGTGGAAATATCCTCCAAATACTGAATGGTGGAAGActctgaaagagaaaaagaagagcaaTGAAGAACTATCCAAG AAACTGGCATCCCAAGTATCTCTGCCTATGAATTACTACACTGTATTCCATCATATTCAACAACAACTGCCAAAGGATTGTATAATAGTAAGCGAAGGAGCAAATACAATGGATATTGGACGTACTGTGCTTCAGAACTGCCTTCCTCGTCATAG ACTTGATGCTGGCACATTTGGGACGATGGGAGTTGGCTTAGGTTTTGCCATTGCAGCTGCAGTGGTGACTAGAGATCGAAACCCAGAGCAAAAGGTGATCtgtgtggaaggagacagtgCTTTTGGATTCTCGGGTATGGAGGTGGAGACCATCTGCAG GTATAACTTGCCAATACTCATTATTGTGGTCAACAATAATGGAATTTACCAAGGTTTCGATGCCAATACCTGGAAGGAGATATTAAAACTTGGAGACACTACCATTGT ggctcctcctgtttctctcttgcCCAATTCCCATTATGAGCAGGTTATGACTGCTTTTGGGGGCAAGGGATACTTTGTTCAAACACCACAGGAGTTGCAAAATGCCTTGAGAGCAGGTTTAAAAGAGAAGACTATGCCTTCTCTCATCAATGTCATGATTGAGCCTCAAGCCAGTCGAAAGGAACAG GATTTTCACTGGCTCACCCGTTCCAACATGTGA